The following are from one region of the Zonotrichia leucophrys gambelii isolate GWCS_2022_RI chromosome 1A, RI_Zleu_2.0, whole genome shotgun sequence genome:
- the SLC26A3 gene encoding chloride anion exchanger — protein MVEPVGNHYVIARPVYSENAFNEEHEKLHRYHKTFWDHLKLYFSCSPQRAKKIALRLFPVVSWLPAYRFREWILNDIISGINTGLVAVLQGLAFALLVNVPPSYGLYAAFFPVLVYFIFGTSRHISVGPFPVLSLMVGGVVTRLAPDDSTGNGTSTNTSAINDERVMVAASVTFLSGVVQLLLGIFQFGFIVIYLSQSLISGFTTAAAIHVLVSQLKFMFQLSVPGFNVPFGIIYTLESVFSQITKANVADLVTSLIVLLIVFVVKEMNDRYKEKLPAPIPIELLVTILAALISYFVNLEEKFDVAVVGKLEEGFHAPVAPDADILQKCIGDGISIAIVGFAVAFSVAKVYSIKHDYPIDGNQELIAFGLGNIVGGSFKGFASSTALSRSGVQESTGGKTQIAGIISSVIVLVVILAIGFLLAPLQKSVLASLALGNLKGMLMQFKEIGVLWRKDKYDCVIWVVTFLSAIFLGLDIGLAAAVAFQLLTVVIRSQIPSCTVLANVGRSNIYRNRKDYTDIYEPEGVKIFRCSSPIFFANIEFFREKLITAVGFNPLRVLRKRNKALRKIRKMLKKGELQVTPKGLICMANPTYESEEELDNNKIEELDQPTIMTDLPIRINWSTDLPPGITVPQVNIHSIILDFSSVSFLDFSAMTVLRKTLKEFVRLDIDIYIAGAYDGLLDKLERSAFFDEEIKPSMFFLTIHDAVLHILLKKDIANSPKLKLAEEKGRSSDYVIIPRNGLRNRECTIPTETKF, from the exons ATGGTTGAACCTGTGGGTAACCATTATGTTATAGCCAGACCTGTATACTCGGAGAATGCATTCAATGAAGAGCATGAGAAATTGCACAGATACCATAAAACCTTTTGGGATCACCTGAAACTCTATTTTAG ctgctccccacaaAGGGCCAAAAAAATTGCTTTGCGTTTGTTTCCAGTCGTTTCGTGGCTGCCAGCGTACCGCTTCAGGGAGTGGATCCTGAATGACATCATCTCTGGCATCAACACGgggctggtggctgtgctgcaag GTCTGGCCTTTGCTTTGCTGGTGAATGTCCCCCCCAGTTATGGACTCTATGCAGCATTCTTCCCTGTCCTGGTCTATTTTATCTTTGGCACATCGAGACATATCTCAGTGG GTCCCTTCCCTGTCCTGAGCCTCATGGTGGGAGGAGTCGTCACCAGGCTGGCCCCTGATGACAGCACTGGAAATGGCACTTCCACAAATACCTCAGCAATAAATGATGAGAGGGTGATGGTGGCTGCATCTGTAACCTTCCTTTCTGGGGTTGTTCAG ttGCTTCTGGGAATTTTCCAGTTTGGATTCATCGTTATTTATCTATCACAATCATTAATCAGTGGTTTCACAACTGCTGCAGCTATCCATGTTTTGGTATCTCAGCTGAAATTCATGTTTCAGCTATCTGTCCCTGGATTTAATGTACCATTTGGCATCATCTAT ACTCTGGAGAGCGTTTTCAGCCAGATCACAAAAGCAAACGTTGCTGACCTGGTCACATCACTGATTGTCTTGCTTATCGTGTTCGTGGTGAAAGAAATGAACGATCGATACAAGGAAAAGTTACCGGCTCCCATCCCCATTGAACTCCTTGTG ACAATTTTAGCAGCACTGATTTCCTATTTTGTCAACTTGGAAGAAAAATTTGATGTAGCTGTTGTTGGAAAACTAGAGGAAGG gtttcATGCACCTGTTGCACCTGATGCAGACATCCTCCAGAAGTGCATTGGAGATGGCATTTCCATTGCAATCGTTGGGTTTGCAGTAGCCTTCTCCGTGGCTAAAGTGTATTCCATCAAGCATGACTACCCGATAGATGGCAACCAG gagcTAATTGCTTTTGGGCTGGGTAATATAGTTGGTGGATCATTCAAGGGATTTgcctccagcactgctctgtcaAGATCAGGTGtgcaggagagcacaggaggCAAAACACAG ATTGCTGGCATTATCTCATCTGTCATTGTTTTGGTTGTGATCTTGGCCATTGGGTTTCTCCTGGCACCGTTACAGAAG TCAGTCCTTGCATCTTTGGCTCTTGGCAATTTGAAAGGAATGCTCATGCAGTTCAAGGAAATAGGCGTCCTCTGGAGAAAGGACAAGTATGACTGT GTTATATGGGTGGTGACTTTCTTATCTGCCATCTTTCTTGGCCTGGACATTGgactggcagcagctgtggcattCCAGCTGCTGACTGTGGTGATCCGCTCCCAGAT TCCAAGCTGCACTGTTTTGGCCAATGTTGGGAGAAGCAACATCTACAGAAACAGGAAGGATTACACTGAT ATCTATGAGCCAGAGGGAGTGAAGATTTTCAGATGCTCCTCTCCAATTTTCTTTGCTAATATCGAATTCTTCAGAGAGAAACTCATTACTGCT GTTGGCTTCAACCCTCTGAGAGTCCTGAGGAAACGCAATAAAGCTCTGAGGAAGATCAGGAAGATGCTGAAGAAAGGAGAGCTGCAAGTGACACCG AAGGGCTTGATTTGCATGGCTAACCCTACATATGAGTCAGAAGAAGAGTTGGACAACAACAAGATAGAGGAGCTGGACCAGCCCACCATCATGACAGACTTGCCCATTCGGATCAACTGGAGCACTGACCTCCCCCCTGGCATCACTGTGCCCCAGGTCAACATCCACAGCATCATTCTGGATTTCTCATCAGTGTCCTTCCTGGATTTTTCTGCCATGACAGTCCTCCGGAAG ACTTTGAAAGAGTTTGTCCGGCTCGACATTGACATTTACATTGCTGGGGCATACG ACGGCCTCCTGGACAAACTGGAGAGAAGTGCATTTTTTGATGAAGAGATTAAACCATCCATGTTTTTCCTCACCATTCATGATGCAGTTTTACACATTTTGCTGAAGAAGGACATAGCCAACTCCCCCAAATTAAAGCTTGCTGAG GAGAAGGGTAGAAGCAGTGACTATGTGATCATCCCCAGGAACGGACTGCGCAACCGGGAGTGCACA ATtccaacagaaacaaaattttag